A DNA window from Halanaerobium saccharolyticum subsp. saccharolyticum DSM 6643 contains the following coding sequences:
- a CDS encoding energy-coupling factor transporter transmembrane component T family protein, which yields MLKDITIGQYIARDSIIHALDARIKIIITTLLIIALFTIDTFMGFGFFAAFVLIVVLLSKISVKKVLRGLKPILILVLFTLFIHIFLTNGGRVLWSWKFISIESEGVYTGFFMVSRIFILILFTSLLTLTTSPLQLTDGIEYILSPLKKFGVPASELSMMMTIALRFIPTLLEEADKIMKAQQARGADFESGNLIQRAKSLIPLLVPLFISAFRRADDLALAMESRCYRGGEDRTRLHELEFKYYDFVALVLIVILAVAVSFY from the coding sequence ATGCTAAAAGATATAACAATTGGTCAATATATAGCTCGCGATTCTATTATTCATGCTCTAGATGCTAGGATTAAAATTATAATAACTACACTTTTAATAATTGCTTTATTTACTATTGATACTTTTATGGGATTTGGATTTTTTGCTGCATTTGTTTTAATAGTTGTATTATTATCCAAAATCTCAGTTAAAAAAGTTTTAAGAGGTTTAAAACCAATACTAATTTTAGTTTTGTTTACTTTGTTTATTCATATATTTTTAACTAATGGTGGCCGTGTATTATGGTCCTGGAAGTTTATTTCTATAGAATCTGAAGGAGTATATACCGGTTTTTTTATGGTGAGTAGAATTTTTATTTTAATTTTATTTACTTCTCTTTTAACTTTAACTACTTCTCCGCTGCAGTTAACAGATGGTATCGAATATATTTTATCACCTTTGAAAAAGTTTGGTGTACCAGCAAGTGAGTTATCGATGATGATGACAATCGCCTTGCGTTTTATACCTACTTTATTAGAAGAAGCTGATAAAATTATGAAAGCTCAACAAGCTAGAGGTGCTGATTTTGAATCCGGTAATTTAATTCAGAGAGCTAAAAGTCTAATTCCTTTACTGGTTCCTCTGTTTATAAGTGCTTTTAGAAGAGCAGATGACCTTGCTTTAGCTATGGAATCTAGATGTTATCGAGGTGGAGAGGATCGAACAAGGCTTCATGAGCTAGAATTTAAATATTATGACTTTGTTGCTTTAGTATTGATAGTTATACTTGCAGTTGCTGTGTCATTTTACTAG
- the rplM gene encoding 50S ribosomal protein L13, producing the protein MSTYMAKNENVECNWYVVDAADKTLGRLASEIAQYIRGKHKPTFTPHVDMGDYVVVVNAEKVKLTGKKWDDKKHYSHTNYPGGINEITYKELRDKNPEFIIEKAVKGMLPHNKLGRKMFKKLKVYSGPNHPHQAQQPEKLEL; encoded by the coding sequence ATGTCAACATATATGGCCAAAAATGAAAATGTAGAATGCAACTGGTATGTAGTTGATGCTGCAGATAAAACTTTAGGAAGACTTGCATCTGAAATTGCTCAGTATATTAGAGGAAAGCATAAGCCTACTTTTACTCCTCATGTAGATATGGGAGATTATGTAGTAGTAGTAAATGCTGAAAAAGTAAAATTAACAGGTAAAAAGTGGGATGACAAGAAACACTACAGTCATACCAATTATCCAGGTGGAATTAACGAAATCACTTATAAGGAACTACGTGATAAAAACCCTGAATTTATTATTGAAAAAGCTGTTAAGGGTATGTTACCACATAATAAATTAGGTAGAAAAATGTTTAAAAAATTAAAAGTATATAGTGGACCTAATCATCCACATCAGGCTCAACAACCAGAAAAATTAGAACTTTAA
- the amrA gene encoding AmmeMemoRadiSam system protein A, with the protein MKEEKFITDLARKAVTEYIISGKEAEINEEELPEILKEKAGVFVTLKKNNKLRGCMGTFRPVQKNAAYEIVNNAMTAAENDPRFPEVNKEEINDIKISVDILSEPEQVRNKTELNPEKYGILVKGGHQTGLLLPDLEGIETAEKQLNIAKRKAGLKEDAEVEIYRFTVSRFNEND; encoded by the coding sequence ATGAAAGAAGAAAAATTTATTACTGATTTGGCAAGAAAAGCAGTTACAGAATATATTATTAGCGGTAAAGAAGCAGAAATTAATGAAGAGGAACTCCCGGAAATACTAAAGGAAAAAGCTGGTGTATTTGTAACCTTGAAAAAAAATAATAAATTAAGGGGCTGTATGGGAACTTTTAGGCCTGTACAGAAAAATGCTGCTTATGAAATAGTAAATAATGCAATGACTGCTGCTGAAAATGATCCCAGATTTCCAGAAGTAAACAAAGAGGAAATTAATGATATTAAAATTTCAGTTGACATATTATCTGAGCCAGAACAAGTAAGGAATAAAACAGAACTTAATCCTGAAAAATATGGTATTCTAGTGAAAGGCGGACATCAAACTGGATTATTACTCCCAGATTTAGAAGGTATTGAAACAGCTGAAAAGCAGCTGAACATTGCCAAAAGGAAGGCTGGGTTAAAAGAAGATGCTGAGGTAGAAATTTATCGCTTTACAGTAAGTAGGTTTAATGAAAATGACTGA
- a CDS encoding energy-coupling factor transporter ATPase: MLIELENVSHIYQDENNVKALKNINLEISKGEFIGIVGHTGSGKSTLVQLFNGLIIPSSGTVKVNGKNITNQKSNLKETRRHVGLVFQYPEHQLFEESVYQDIAFGPKNIGLKKDEIEDRVKEVMGLVGLDYNQFKDRSPFNLSGGQQRKVAIAGVLALKPDVLVLDEPSAGLDPQGRKQLAELLQYLYQELNMTIILISHRMEEIAELSSRVIVMHQGEIVIDDNPIEVFSKEQKLHKLSLDLPQITEILHRLDEKGLKVNKNLFSISEASTEIIKALRSN; the protein is encoded by the coding sequence ATGTTAATTGAATTAGAAAATGTAAGCCATATCTATCAGGATGAAAATAATGTTAAAGCATTAAAAAATATTAATTTAGAGATTAGCAAAGGCGAATTTATTGGAATTGTAGGACATACCGGTTCTGGAAAATCTACTTTGGTTCAGCTTTTCAATGGTTTAATTATTCCCAGTTCAGGGACTGTAAAGGTCAATGGGAAAAATATTACTAATCAAAAAAGTAACTTAAAAGAAACCAGACGCCATGTTGGTTTAGTCTTTCAATATCCGGAACATCAATTATTTGAAGAAAGTGTTTATCAGGATATTGCCTTTGGTCCAAAAAATATTGGTCTAAAAAAAGATGAGATTGAAGATAGAGTAAAAGAGGTTATGGGATTAGTTGGACTTGATTATAATCAATTTAAAGATCGTTCGCCCTTTAATTTAAGTGGAGGTCAACAGAGAAAAGTTGCTATTGCGGGAGTTTTAGCTTTAAAACCCGATGTTTTAGTACTTGATGAACCAAGTGCTGGGCTTGACCCACAGGGAAGAAAGCAGCTGGCAGAACTTTTGCAATATCTTTATCAAGAATTGAATATGACAATTATTTTAATCTCACACCGCATGGAAGAGATTGCTGAATTATCAAGTAGAGTTATTGTGATGCATCAGGGAGAAATTGTAATTGATGATAATCCTATAGAAGTTTTTTCAAAGGAGCAGAAGTTGCATAAACTATCATTGGATTTACCTCAAATCACTGAAATTTTACATCGACTAGATGAAAAAGGTTTGAAAGTAAATAAAAATTTATTTTCCATATCTGAAGCATCAACAGAAATTATCAAAGCATTGAGGAGCAATTAA
- the rpsI gene encoding 30S ribosomal protein S9: MASEVQYRGTGRRKTSTARVRLLPGDGKFLVNDVEIDNYFNRKSLIKDIMSPLELTNTDGTFDVLVNVNGGGLSGQAGAVRHGIARALLEVDKDYRGPLKKAGYLTRDSRMVERKKYGRKKARKSPQFSKR; the protein is encoded by the coding sequence ATGGCTTCTGAAGTACAATATAGAGGTACAGGTCGTAGAAAAACTTCTACAGCTCGTGTTCGCCTGCTGCCTGGAGATGGAAAATTTTTAGTAAATGATGTTGAAATCGATAATTATTTTAATAGAAAATCTTTAATTAAAGATATTATGTCACCTTTAGAATTAACTAATACTGATGGAACTTTTGATGTACTGGTAAATGTTAATGGTGGTGGACTTTCAGGTCAAGCTGGAGCAGTTCGTCATGGAATTGCTAGAGCATTACTTGAAGTTGACAAAGATTACCGTGGACCACTTAAGAAAGCTGGTTACTTAACCAGAGACTCCCGTATGGTTGAAAGAAAAAAATACGGCCGCAAAAAAGCGAGAAAAAGTCCACAGTTCTCAAAAAGATAA
- the amrB gene encoding AmmeMemoRadiSam system protein B, protein MGVKCAALLPHPPIVIEEIGGPKLKKAEKTVQGFKKTAEEIAEFKDEIDLIVIITPHGPVFRSTASVIIKEELKGNFSDFGYPKLKFSEKSDIDFAEKLVSKTKDKKLSLQPLRDNDLNNYGIEQELDHGIMVPLHYLQKANVKLPILPISIGFIDYQELYKIGQEIVRTAKELNYKIAVIASGDLSHRLKKGAPAGFNPDAHLFDEKLIQYFRDNDFQSILNFDPDLVEKAGECGLRPIVTMLGTIAELDVETKVNSYEGPFGVGYGTIFISRK, encoded by the coding sequence ATGGGAGTTAAATGTGCTGCTTTACTGCCTCATCCACCAATTGTTATTGAAGAGATTGGTGGCCCAAAATTAAAGAAGGCAGAAAAAACTGTTCAGGGATTTAAAAAGACTGCTGAAGAAATTGCTGAATTTAAAGATGAAATTGATTTAATTGTTATTATAACACCACACGGACCAGTTTTTCGTTCTACGGCTTCTGTAATTATCAAAGAAGAACTCAAAGGAAATTTTAGTGATTTTGGTTATCCAAAACTTAAATTTAGTGAAAAATCTGACATTGATTTTGCTGAAAAATTAGTCTCAAAAACTAAAGATAAAAAATTATCTTTACAGCCATTAAGGGATAATGATTTGAATAACTATGGTATTGAGCAAGAACTTGATCATGGAATTATGGTTCCACTACATTATTTACAAAAAGCTAATGTTAAATTACCAATTTTACCGATTTCTATAGGTTTTATAGATTATCAAGAGCTATATAAAATTGGTCAAGAAATTGTAAGAACAGCAAAAGAACTTAATTATAAGATTGCTGTTATTGCAAGTGGTGATTTATCACATCGCTTAAAAAAAGGAGCACCTGCAGGTTTCAATCCTGATGCGCATCTTTTTGATGAAAAGTTAATTCAGTATTTTCGAGATAATGATTTTCAATCTATCCTTAACTTTGATCCTGATTTGGTTGAAAAAGCTGGAGAATGCGGTTTAAGGCCAATTGTAACTATGCTGGGGACTATTGCGGAGTTAGATGTGGAAACTAAAGTTAATTCGTATGAGGGGCCTTTTGGAGTCGGCTATGGTACTATTTTTATTAGCAGAAAATAA
- the amrS gene encoding AmmeMemoRadiSam system radical SAM enzyme has protein sequence MKMTDQHLAKFYHLAENELIECDLCPHNCKIYNNKTGICKVRKNIDGKLYTLNYGKVSSLGVDPIEKKPLYHFYPQAKVLSLGSWGCNMSCNFCQNWQISQQKPQLREFNPAEIVQTALNKNINLIAYTYSEPTVFYEYMLEIAKAAAQKDLKNIMVSNGFINEKPLKKLIPFLDAANIDLKAFNNDFYNNYCNGGLENVKKTIKILAKEIHLEVTTLIVTDLNDDLSELKDLFKWLASVSSEIPLHLSRYQPAYKLDNQATDLEFMKKAYHEAEKYLNNVYLGNAIIENTADTFCSNCGEKLIMRKSYNVKNKLDGNRCPNCGEKIYGEFF, from the coding sequence ATGAAAATGACTGATCAACATCTAGCCAAATTTTATCATTTAGCAGAAAATGAGTTAATAGAATGTGATTTATGTCCTCATAATTGTAAAATTTATAATAATAAAACAGGAATCTGTAAAGTTAGAAAAAATATTGATGGTAAATTATATACTTTAAATTATGGTAAAGTGTCTTCTTTAGGGGTTGATCCGATTGAAAAAAAACCCCTTTATCATTTTTATCCTCAGGCAAAGGTGCTTTCTCTTGGTAGTTGGGGTTGTAATATGAGTTGTAATTTTTGTCAAAACTGGCAGATTAGTCAGCAAAAACCTCAATTGAGAGAATTTAATCCAGCAGAGATTGTACAGACCGCTTTAAATAAGAATATTAATTTAATTGCTTACACTTATTCTGAGCCAACAGTATTTTATGAGTATATGCTTGAAATAGCAAAGGCTGCAGCTCAAAAAGATTTAAAGAATATTATGGTTAGTAATGGTTTTATTAATGAAAAACCTTTAAAAAAGCTGATTCCGTTTTTAGATGCAGCTAATATTGATTTAAAAGCATTTAACAATGATTTTTATAATAATTATTGTAATGGAGGTCTAGAAAATGTAAAAAAAACCATAAAAATTCTGGCTAAAGAAATACATCTGGAAGTTACAACTCTAATTGTGACTGATTTAAATGATGACTTATCTGAGCTAAAGGATCTATTTAAATGGCTTGCTAGTGTTAGTAGTGAAATCCCACTTCATTTAAGCAGATATCAACCAGCTTATAAACTCGATAATCAAGCAACAGATTTAGAATTTATGAAAAAAGCTTATCATGAAGCAGAAAAATATTTAAATAATGTTTATTTAGGAAATGCAATAATTGAAAATACAGCAGATACTTTTTGCAGTAATTGCGGAGAAAAATTAATTATGAGAAAAAGTTATAATGTTAAGAATAAACTGGATGGTAATAGATGTCCTAACTGCGGAGAAAAAATTTATGGAGAATTTTTTTAA
- a CDS encoding energy-coupling factor transporter ATPase: protein MSLIEINGVDFLYKNDNSARPALQNIDLQIEAGDFAVIIGSNGSGKSTLAKLLNVLLTPSTGEIFVDGLNTNNPDNTWKIRQKVGMVFQNPDNQLVASMVEDDVAFGPENLGIPSPEIRKRVDRSLEMVGMSGFQKFAPHKLSGGQKQRVAIAGVIAMEPDCIVLDEPTAMLDPQGRKEVMETVQYLNKEKGITIVHITHFMEEAVDADKVIVMNQGEIIHKGSPKTIFRLVDQLKDINLDIPVAVEVAEYLRQEKINIPDILSIDELVEALC, encoded by the coding sequence ATGAGCCTGATAGAAATTAATGGGGTAGATTTTCTTTATAAAAATGACAACAGTGCTAGACCGGCTCTGCAAAATATTGATCTGCAGATAGAAGCCGGTGATTTTGCTGTTATAATTGGTTCAAATGGTTCAGGTAAATCTACCCTGGCAAAATTATTAAATGTACTCTTAACTCCTTCCACAGGAGAAATCTTTGTGGATGGTTTAAATACTAATAATCCTGATAACACTTGGAAGATTAGACAGAAGGTTGGTATGGTTTTTCAAAATCCAGACAATCAACTAGTTGCTTCTATGGTAGAGGATGATGTAGCATTTGGACCAGAAAATCTTGGCATTCCCAGTCCGGAAATTCGTAAAAGAGTTGATCGGTCATTAGAAATGGTTGGAATGTCTGGTTTTCAAAAGTTTGCACCACATAAACTATCTGGTGGTCAAAAACAGAGAGTTGCTATTGCCGGGGTTATTGCCATGGAGCCAGACTGCATAGTTTTAGATGAGCCAACTGCAATGCTTGATCCACAAGGAAGAAAAGAGGTTATGGAAACAGTACAGTACTTAAATAAAGAAAAGGGAATTACTATTGTCCATATAACTCATTTCATGGAAGAAGCTGTAGATGCAGATAAAGTTATTGTTATGAACCAAGGTGAAATCATTCATAAAGGGAGTCCCAAAACCATTTTTAGATTAGTTGATCAGTTAAAGGATATAAACTTAGATATACCTGTTGCAGTTGAAGTTGCTGAATATCTGCGTCAGGAAAAGATTAATATTCCTGATATTTTGAGCATAGATGAGTTGGTGGAAGCGTTATGTTAA
- the truA gene encoding tRNA pseudouridine(38-40) synthase TruA — MRQNYKIIVEYDGSNYSGWQIQKNTSETIQQKLEKALEVINKDKVMVTGAGRTDAGVHAAGQTANFFLDVDIPANKVPLALNSELPDDIICKKAEKVNADFHSRYNARGKKYRYRILNSNFNSVFVRNFVYNVHKKLDLKLMQRAAKIFEGSHDFAALCAAGSSVESTVRNIYSLELYAVDNGEIWIDVIGNGFLYNMIRILAGTLIETGLKKRALPELKNILQSCDRNNAGFTAPAQGLTLMEVFYD; from the coding sequence ATGAGACAAAATTACAAAATTATAGTTGAATATGATGGTAGTAATTATAGCGGCTGGCAGATCCAAAAAAATACTAGCGAGACAATACAGCAAAAACTTGAAAAAGCTTTAGAAGTCATAAATAAAGACAAAGTAATGGTTACAGGTGCAGGAAGAACAGATGCTGGGGTTCATGCGGCTGGTCAGACAGCAAATTTCTTTTTAGATGTTGATATACCTGCAAACAAAGTCCCACTTGCTTTAAATAGTGAGCTACCTGATGATATTATTTGTAAAAAAGCTGAAAAAGTGAATGCTGATTTTCATTCTCGTTACAATGCACGGGGCAAAAAATATAGATATAGAATTTTGAACAGTAATTTTAATTCAGTTTTTGTCCGCAATTTTGTATATAATGTTCATAAAAAACTTGATTTAAAGCTAATGCAGAGAGCTGCCAAGATTTTTGAAGGTTCTCATGATTTTGCTGCACTATGTGCTGCTGGTTCTTCTGTTGAATCGACTGTAAGAAATATTTATTCTTTAGAACTTTATGCAGTAGATAATGGTGAGATTTGGATCGATGTTATTGGAAATGGTTTTTTATATAATATGATAAGAATTTTAGCCGGTACACTAATTGAAACCGGTCTTAAAAAGAGAGCTCTGCCTGAATTAAAAAATATTTTGCAGAGTTGTGATCGAAACAATGCTGGTTTTACTGCTCCGGCTCAGGGTTTAACTTTAATGGAAGTATTTTATGATTAA